A genomic segment from Amycolatopsis camponoti encodes:
- a CDS encoding type VII secretion protein EccE — MSVETAGAVRPAPPRPASTPLPWLLPIRPLQAALWEIAGIAVLLAWMVDTVSQPVRIAVSAAAGLVVLLTSVRFAGRHLAGWALTWTAFRLRRHDTRRDSPDPLLSVAGPVKVRQHVDRAGNRFGVAEVDGGWSALVRLTQGPGAPGPLVEALRSAYARTDVPLASAQLLTWAIPRGEQVLRVRWLAVRYRPDLAPIAALARGGGDLGALRSTASAALSLMGALAEAGYQSTVLEAGELAKELRVALGVQGAASAQPNRWKSWTWGDSAQVCFRPRTSKVVDFAVPGAAFTATSYLLTRTAGGREKAEVTVRVGARPGAAVPSPRIPVVPLHGRHGAAVRRTLPLALDS; from the coding sequence GTGTCCGTCGAAACCGCCGGCGCCGTGCGCCCGGCACCGCCGCGGCCCGCGTCCACGCCGCTGCCCTGGCTGCTGCCGATCCGGCCGCTGCAGGCCGCGCTGTGGGAGATCGCGGGCATCGCCGTCCTGCTCGCGTGGATGGTCGACACGGTCTCGCAGCCGGTGCGGATCGCGGTCAGCGCGGCGGCCGGGCTCGTGGTGCTGCTGACGTCCGTGCGCTTCGCCGGGCGGCACCTGGCGGGCTGGGCCCTGACCTGGACGGCGTTCCGGCTGCGGCGCCACGACACGCGCCGCGACAGCCCGGATCCGCTGCTTTCGGTGGCCGGCCCGGTCAAGGTGCGCCAGCACGTCGACCGCGCGGGCAACCGCTTCGGCGTCGCCGAGGTCGACGGCGGCTGGAGCGCGCTGGTGCGGCTGACGCAGGGGCCGGGAGCGCCGGGGCCGCTGGTGGAGGCGTTGCGTTCGGCTTACGCGCGCACGGACGTACCGCTGGCGTCGGCGCAGCTGCTGACGTGGGCCATCCCGCGCGGGGAGCAGGTGCTGCGGGTGCGCTGGCTGGCGGTCCGGTACCGGCCGGACCTGGCCCCGATCGCGGCATTGGCCCGTGGTGGTGGCGACCTGGGTGCGTTGCGGAGCACGGCGTCGGCGGCGTTGAGCTTGATGGGGGCGCTGGCCGAGGCGGGGTACCAGAGCACGGTGCTGGAGGCCGGGGAGCTGGCGAAGGAGCTTCGGGTCGCTCTGGGTGTCCAGGGGGCGGCTTCCGCTCAGCCGAACCGGTGGAAGTCTTGGACTTGGGGTGACTCGGCGCAGGTTTGCTTCCGGCCGAGGACGTCGAAGGTGGTGGATTTCGCGGTGCCGGGAGCGGCTTTCACGGCGACTTCGTACCTGCTGACGCGGACCGCCGGGGGGCGGGAAAAGGCTGAAGTGACGGTGCGGGTGGGGGCTCGGCCCGGGGCCGCGGTCCCGTCGCCGAGGATTCCGGTGGTTCCGTTGCACGGCCGGCACGGCGCCGCGGTGCGGCGGACTCTTCCGCTGGCGCTGGACAGCTGA
- the eccB gene encoding type VII secretion protein EccB — protein sequence MWTQRDQIQAYQFLRRRLVSALVAADANHPVSPSRRLVLGTVLGLVAALLVTAVFGIIGLLNPSGGKDWLAGGKVIVEEGTGARFVLGADGVLHPVLNYASARLLAGGNGDATVSVSPENLGKAGRGTPIGIPGAPDSVPAAGALVTTPWTSCSRTTQDAPASAEPRTAVLLAAPASGVELPRDQGVIVRLPEGDRFLLTGGRRYKLSDEAATALQFDSYPTIAVSARWIDTVPAGRDLTALPVDGAGDRGPEVGGRDTRVGEVLAVVDAMAAPGSATSYYLVRRDGLEPVGQTEASLLVTTEANAAAYPGRPAPVDVRAADVAAVPKVAAPRAGGADPAAFPDRIPGKAPITGNSVVLCIQGSRLLVSAEFPLSPGAKAIQVATRTEARVADEVWVPPSGGAVVVESGSATTYLVTDTGRKYPVVNAQAVASLGYGNVAKSPVNGSLLALVPMGPALDPATAGQPAPSGGTG from the coding sequence GTGTGGACGCAGCGGGACCAGATCCAGGCGTACCAGTTCCTCCGCCGCAGGCTCGTTTCCGCTCTCGTCGCGGCTGACGCCAACCACCCCGTCTCGCCCAGCCGGCGGCTCGTGCTCGGCACGGTGCTGGGGCTCGTGGCCGCCCTGCTCGTCACCGCCGTCTTCGGGATCATCGGCCTGCTGAACCCCTCCGGTGGCAAGGACTGGCTGGCCGGTGGCAAGGTGATCGTCGAGGAGGGCACCGGCGCGCGGTTCGTGCTCGGCGCCGACGGCGTCCTGCACCCCGTCCTCAACTACGCCTCCGCGCGGCTGCTGGCCGGCGGCAACGGCGACGCGACCGTGTCCGTCTCGCCGGAGAACCTCGGCAAGGCCGGCCGCGGCACCCCGATCGGCATCCCGGGGGCGCCCGACTCGGTGCCCGCCGCCGGAGCGCTGGTCACGACGCCGTGGACGAGCTGCAGCCGCACCACGCAGGACGCGCCCGCGTCGGCCGAGCCGCGCACCGCCGTCCTGCTCGCCGCGCCCGCGTCCGGGGTCGAGCTGCCCCGCGACCAGGGCGTGATCGTCCGGCTGCCCGAGGGCGACCGGTTCCTGCTCACCGGCGGCCGCCGCTACAAGCTGTCCGACGAGGCCGCGACCGCGCTGCAGTTCGACAGCTACCCGACGATCGCGGTGTCCGCGCGGTGGATCGACACCGTCCCGGCCGGGCGTGACCTGACCGCGCTGCCGGTCGACGGCGCCGGCGACCGGGGCCCCGAGGTGGGCGGCCGCGACACCCGCGTCGGTGAGGTCCTCGCCGTCGTGGACGCGATGGCCGCGCCCGGCTCCGCGACGTCGTACTACCTGGTCCGCCGGGACGGCCTCGAGCCGGTCGGGCAGACCGAAGCGAGCCTCCTGGTGACGACGGAGGCCAACGCGGCCGCGTACCCCGGCAGGCCGGCGCCGGTCGACGTCCGCGCGGCCGACGTCGCCGCCGTGCCGAAGGTCGCCGCGCCCCGCGCCGGCGGTGCTGACCCAGCTGCGTTCCCCGACCGCATCCCGGGCAAGGCGCCGATCACCGGTAACTCCGTCGTGCTGTGCATCCAGGGCAGCCGGTTGCTCGTTTCGGCCGAATTCCCGCTTTCCCCTGGCGCGAAAGCAATCCAGGTCGCCACGAGGACCGAAGCACGGGTGGCGGACGAGGTGTGGGTACCTCCGTCGGGGGGAGCCGTCGTCGTCGAATCCGGCTCGGCCACCACTTACCTGGTGACCGACACGGGCCGGAAGTACCCGGTGGTGAACGCGCAGGCAGTGGCCTCGCTCGGCTACGGAAACGTGGCCAAGTCACCGGTCAACGGTAGTTTGCTGGCATTGGTGCCGATGGGCCCCGCGCTGGACCCGGCCACGGCCGGGCAGCCGGCCCCGTCGGGTGGAACGGGGTGA
- a CDS encoding response regulator transcription factor yields the protein MTQERSAEDDLDRGRVRVAVIEDHPLYRVSVERVLAEAEFIELGAVVDSVARFHVHRQPPGSVVLLDLGLPGVAGAAAVLEVCELGHHVLVVSAQAEPEVVLGAIAAGARGFLSKDVDGDELLIAIKTVADGGAYVSAVVAGMIMKDNADRPAVSADVELSPREEQVLRLVAAGERDVDIALILGIGVRTVRGYLDRIRDKTGERRRPGLVKEAIRRGLIGGSGPRRGGRK from the coding sequence ATGACACAAGAGCGCTCGGCCGAGGACGATCTGGACCGGGGCCGGGTCCGGGTCGCGGTCATCGAAGACCACCCGCTGTACCGCGTTTCGGTGGAGCGGGTGCTGGCCGAAGCCGAATTCATCGAGCTGGGGGCGGTGGTCGACTCGGTGGCGCGGTTCCACGTCCACCGGCAGCCACCGGGCAGCGTGGTGCTGCTGGACCTGGGCCTCCCGGGCGTCGCCGGGGCGGCGGCGGTCCTGGAGGTCTGCGAACTCGGGCACCACGTCCTCGTGGTCTCCGCGCAGGCGGAGCCCGAAGTCGTGCTGGGGGCGATCGCCGCGGGGGCGCGCGGCTTCCTCTCCAAGGACGTCGACGGGGACGAGCTGCTGATCGCGATCAAGACGGTCGCCGACGGCGGCGCGTACGTCTCGGCGGTGGTCGCCGGGATGATCATGAAGGACAACGCGGACCGGCCCGCCGTCTCGGCGGACGTCGAGCTGTCGCCGCGTGAAGAGCAGGTGCTGCGGCTGGTGGCGGCGGGGGAGCGCGACGTCGACATCGCGCTGATCCTCGGCATCGGCGTCCGGACGGTGCGGGGCTACCTCGACCGCATCCGCGACAAGACCGGCGAACGGCGTCGGCCGGGCCTGGTCAAGGAAGCCATCCGGCGCGGCCTGATCGGCGGCTCCGGCCCGCGGCGCGGCGGCCGCAAATGA
- a CDS encoding response regulator — protein MSDDDQAAAKAPRRIHVGVIEDHPLYRYALTRVLTEAADIELGAVADSVARFAVQDQPAGSVVVLDLKLRGVQDAAAVLEVGQMGHKVLVVSAHAEQPEVLGAMQAGAKGFLSKDVDGDELLRAIRTIADDNAYVSPTLAGMIIQDSEERHAGPKIVLSEREKQVLRLVAAGERDVDVAEILNISVRTVRSYLDRIRDKTGERRRAGFVRVAIREGLLR, from the coding sequence ATGAGCGACGACGACCAGGCGGCGGCCAAGGCGCCCCGGCGGATCCACGTCGGGGTCATCGAGGACCACCCGCTCTACCGGTACGCGCTCACCCGCGTGCTCACCGAGGCCGCGGACATCGAGCTCGGCGCCGTCGCCGACTCGGTGGCCCGGTTCGCGGTGCAGGACCAGCCGGCCGGCAGCGTCGTGGTCCTCGACCTGAAGCTCCGGGGCGTCCAGGACGCGGCCGCGGTCCTGGAAGTGGGGCAGATGGGGCACAAGGTGCTGGTGGTGTCCGCGCACGCGGAACAGCCGGAGGTGCTCGGCGCGATGCAGGCGGGCGCGAAGGGCTTCTTGTCGAAGGACGTCGACGGCGACGAGCTGCTGCGCGCGATCCGCACGATCGCCGACGACAACGCCTACGTCTCGCCGACGCTGGCCGGGATGATCATCCAGGACAGCGAGGAGCGGCACGCGGGGCCGAAGATCGTCCTGTCGGAGCGCGAGAAGCAGGTGCTCCGCCTGGTGGCGGCGGGGGAGCGCGACGTCGACGTGGCGGAGATCCTCAACATCAGCGTCCGCACGGTCCGGTCGTACCTGGACCGGATCCGCGACAAGACGGGCGAACGGCGGCGCGCGGGCTTCGTGCGCGTCGCCATCCGCGAGGGCCTGCTCCGCTAG
- a CDS encoding carbon-nitrogen hydrolase family protein, which translates to MARIALCQVNSGDDPAANLKLVRSGVEAAVADGARIVVFPEATMARFGRPLAPVAEELDGPWALAVAAVAAEHDVVVVAGMFTPADGGRVRNTLLVTGAGQHRGYDKIHLYDAFGFAESDTVAPGASVTTFELDGVVYGVATCYDVRFPELFRALADDGADVVLLPASWGAGEGKREQWEVLVRARALDSGCWVLACGQADPAATGLTVNPKAPTGIGYSLVADGFGRLHAAAGPAPETLVVDIDTAVSAKARTATGALANRRL; encoded by the coding sequence GTGGCGCGAATCGCGTTGTGCCAGGTCAACTCGGGTGACGACCCGGCGGCGAACCTGAAGCTCGTTCGCTCCGGGGTGGAAGCCGCGGTGGCCGACGGCGCGCGGATCGTCGTGTTCCCCGAGGCGACGATGGCCCGCTTCGGGCGTCCGCTGGCGCCGGTCGCGGAGGAGCTGGACGGGCCGTGGGCCTTGGCGGTGGCCGCGGTGGCCGCCGAGCACGACGTGGTGGTCGTCGCCGGGATGTTCACCCCCGCGGACGGCGGCCGGGTGCGCAACACGCTGCTGGTCACCGGCGCCGGGCAGCACCGCGGCTACGACAAGATCCACCTCTACGACGCGTTCGGCTTCGCGGAGTCGGACACGGTGGCGCCCGGCGCGTCGGTGACCACGTTCGAGCTGGACGGCGTCGTCTACGGCGTCGCGACCTGCTACGACGTGCGGTTCCCGGAGCTGTTCCGCGCGCTGGCCGACGACGGTGCCGACGTCGTGCTGCTGCCTGCGTCCTGGGGCGCGGGCGAGGGCAAGCGCGAGCAGTGGGAGGTGCTGGTGCGCGCGCGAGCCCTCGATTCGGGCTGCTGGGTGCTGGCCTGCGGCCAGGCGGACCCGGCGGCGACGGGCCTCACGGTGAACCCGAAGGCCCCGACCGGGATCGGGTATTCGCTGGTCGCGGATGGTTTCGGCCGGCTGCACGCCGCCGCGGGCCCGGCCCCGGAGACGCTGGTGGTCGACATCGACACCGCGGTGTCGGCCAAGGCCCGCACGGCGACGGGAGCCCTGGCCAACCGCCGTCTCTGA
- the hisD gene encoding histidinol dehydrogenase, which translates to MLNRTDLRGQVPTAAELRATLPRAEYDVDAALHHVRPVVEAVRDRGVEAVLEYTEKFDKVRPASVRVPRALLTKALAELDPAVRAALEESITRARKVHEEQRRTDVTTTVVDGGTVTEKWVPVERVGLYAPGGLAVYPSTVVMNVVPAQIAGVGSLVVCSPPQAAFDGLPHPTILAAAELLGVDEVWAVGGAQAVALLAYGGTDTDGTELTPVDVVTGPGNIYLTAAKRMLRGLIGIDSEAGPTEIAILADETADPVHVAADLVSQAEHDPLAASVLVTTSVELADAVDKDLVNRVAATKHSERVAEALGGKQSGVILVSTVDDGLRVVDAYAAEHLEIQTADARAVAARVRNAGAIFVGAYAPVSLGDYCAGSNHVLPTGGFARHSSGLSVQSFLKGIHVVDYSEDALREVAGRVVALADAEDLPAHGEAVAARFGGSVR; encoded by the coding sequence ATGTTGAACCGCACCGACCTGCGTGGGCAGGTCCCGACCGCCGCCGAACTGCGCGCCACGCTTCCCCGCGCCGAATACGACGTGGACGCGGCGCTGCATCACGTGCGCCCGGTGGTCGAGGCGGTCCGTGACCGCGGTGTCGAAGCCGTCCTCGAGTACACGGAGAAGTTCGACAAGGTGCGGCCGGCGTCCGTGCGGGTGCCGCGTGCTTTGTTGACGAAGGCGCTGGCCGAGCTGGACCCGGCCGTGCGCGCCGCGCTGGAGGAGTCGATCACCCGCGCCCGGAAGGTGCACGAAGAGCAGCGCCGCACCGACGTCACGACCACGGTCGTCGACGGCGGCACGGTCACCGAGAAGTGGGTGCCGGTCGAGCGCGTCGGGCTGTACGCCCCGGGCGGGCTGGCCGTGTACCCCTCGACCGTGGTGATGAACGTCGTCCCGGCGCAGATCGCGGGCGTCGGCTCGCTGGTCGTCTGCTCACCGCCGCAGGCCGCGTTCGACGGCCTGCCGCACCCGACCATCCTCGCCGCGGCCGAGCTCCTCGGCGTCGACGAGGTGTGGGCGGTGGGAGGCGCCCAGGCCGTCGCTCTGCTCGCGTACGGCGGCACGGACACCGACGGCACGGAGCTCACCCCGGTCGACGTCGTCACCGGCCCGGGCAACATCTACCTGACCGCGGCGAAGCGGATGCTGCGCGGCCTGATCGGCATCGACTCCGAGGCCGGCCCGACCGAGATCGCCATCCTCGCCGACGAGACGGCCGACCCGGTGCACGTCGCCGCCGACCTGGTCAGCCAGGCCGAGCACGACCCCCTGGCGGCGAGCGTCCTGGTGACGACTTCCGTCGAGCTGGCCGACGCCGTCGACAAGGACCTGGTGAACCGCGTCGCGGCGACGAAGCACTCCGAACGCGTCGCCGAGGCTTTGGGCGGCAAGCAGTCCGGCGTCATCCTGGTGTCCACAGTGGACGACGGCCTGCGCGTCGTCGACGCCTACGCCGCCGAGCACCTCGAGATCCAGACGGCGGACGCGCGCGCGGTCGCCGCCCGGGTCCGCAACGCGGGCGCGATCTTCGTCGGCGCGTACGCCCCGGTGTCGCTCGGCGACTACTGCGCCGGGTCCAACCACGTCCTGCCCACCGGCGGCTTCGCCCGCCACTCCTCGGGCCTGTCCGTGCAGAGCTTCCTCAAGGGCATCCACGTCGTGGACTACTCCGAGGACGCGCTGCGCGAGGTCGCCGGCCGCGTCGTCGCGCTGGCCGACGCCGAGGACCTGCCCGCGCACGGCGAGGCCGTCGCCGCGCGCTTCGGAGGTTCCGTCCGATGA
- a CDS encoding histidinol-phosphate transaminase has translation MTIGEDVTLDQLPLRDDLRGKTPYGAPQLDVPVRLNTNENPYPPPPELVADVAEAVRLEAAELHRYPDRDALALRQDLADYLSVSTRVVLSEANVWAANGSNEVLQQILQAFGGPGRSALGFEPSYSMHPIIASGTRTEWVPAPRRADFTLDTAAAAALIAEKRPDIVFVTSPNNPTGGSIPLPELRAVLDAATGIVVVDEAYAEFSSQPSAVGLLADYPARLIVSRTMSKAFAFAGGRLGYLAAAPAVVDALQLVRLPYHLSRLTQAAARAALRHADATLDSVHKLAAERDRVVEALAGLGYDPVPSDSNFVLFGRFSDPHAAWQSYLDKGVLIRDPGIDGHLRVSIGTPEENDAFLEASKEVSR, from the coding sequence ATGACCATCGGCGAAGACGTCACCCTGGACCAGCTGCCGCTGCGCGACGACCTGCGCGGGAAGACGCCGTACGGCGCGCCGCAGCTGGACGTCCCGGTCCGGCTCAACACCAACGAGAACCCGTACCCGCCGCCGCCCGAGCTGGTCGCGGACGTGGCCGAAGCCGTCCGTCTTGAGGCTGCCGAGCTGCACCGCTACCCGGACCGCGACGCCCTGGCGCTGCGCCAGGACCTGGCCGACTACCTGAGCGTGTCGACGCGGGTGGTGCTGTCGGAGGCGAACGTCTGGGCCGCCAACGGGTCCAACGAGGTGCTGCAGCAGATCCTGCAGGCCTTCGGCGGTCCCGGGCGCAGCGCGCTGGGCTTCGAGCCGTCGTACTCGATGCACCCGATCATCGCGTCGGGCACGCGCACCGAGTGGGTCCCGGCGCCGCGCCGCGCCGACTTCACGCTCGACACGGCCGCGGCGGCTGCGCTGATCGCCGAGAAACGGCCGGACATCGTGTTCGTCACCAGCCCGAACAACCCGACCGGCGGCTCGATCCCGCTGCCGGAGCTGCGTGCCGTCCTGGACGCGGCCACGGGGATCGTGGTGGTCGACGAGGCGTACGCGGAGTTCTCGTCGCAGCCGAGCGCGGTCGGGTTGCTGGCCGACTACCCGGCGCGGCTGATCGTGTCGCGCACGATGAGCAAGGCGTTCGCGTTCGCGGGCGGGCGGCTGGGCTACCTGGCCGCGGCCCCGGCGGTCGTCGACGCGCTGCAGCTGGTGCGGCTGCCGTACCACCTTTCGCGGCTCACGCAGGCGGCCGCGCGGGCGGCACTGCGCCACGCGGACGCCACTTTGGACAGTGTGCACAAGCTGGCGGCGGAACGCGACCGCGTCGTGGAGGCGCTGGCGGGGCTGGGTTACGACCCCGTGCCGAGCGATTCGAACTTCGTCCTCTTCGGACGGTTCAGCGATCCGCACGCGGCGTGGCAGTCCTATTTGGACAAGGGAGTGCTGATCCGCGACCCCGGCATCGACGGGCACCTGCGCGTGAGCATCGGCACCCCGGAAGAGAACGACGCCTTCCTCGAGGCGAGTAAGGAAGTTTCCCGATGA
- the hisB gene encoding imidazoleglycerol-phosphate dehydratase HisB, producing MTRIGKIERTTKESSISVQLDLDGTGEVEISTGVPFYDHMLTAFGVHGSLDLKVEATGDIHIDAHHTVEDTAIVLGQAIRQALGDKSGIRRFGDAWIPMDETLAHAAIDVSGRPYCVHVGEPEQFNTFTIGGNYPFVLTRHVFDSLSFHAQIALHVRVIHGRDPHHIAEAEYKAVARALRAATEPDPRAAGIPSTKGVL from the coding sequence ATGACCCGGATCGGCAAGATCGAGCGGACCACCAAGGAGTCCTCGATCTCCGTGCAGCTGGACCTCGACGGCACGGGCGAGGTCGAGATCTCGACCGGCGTGCCGTTCTACGACCACATGCTGACGGCGTTCGGCGTCCACGGCTCCCTGGACCTCAAGGTCGAGGCGACCGGCGACATCCACATCGACGCGCACCACACGGTCGAGGACACGGCGATCGTGCTGGGCCAGGCGATCCGCCAGGCCCTGGGCGACAAGAGCGGCATCCGCCGCTTCGGCGACGCGTGGATCCCGATGGACGAGACCCTGGCCCACGCGGCGATCGACGTGTCGGGGCGCCCGTACTGCGTGCACGTGGGCGAGCCGGAGCAGTTCAACACCTTCACGATCGGCGGCAACTACCCGTTCGTGCTGACGCGGCACGTGTTCGACTCGCTGTCGTTCCACGCGCAGATCGCGCTGCACGTAAGGGTGATCCACGGCCGCGACCCGCACCACATCGCGGAGGCGGAGTACAAGGCGGTGGCCCGCGCGTTGCGGGCCGCGACGGAGCCGGACCCGCGCGCGGCCGGCATCCCCTCCACGAAGGGCGTTCTGTGA
- a CDS encoding RNA polymerase subunit sigma-70, which yields MTEWSEEFARQAEPFRPELLAHCYRMVGSADDAADLVQETYLRAWRSYGTFEGRSSLRTWLHRIATNACLSALEQRGRRVLPAGLGGPAVDPGAPPVPAGPEVAWLGPVPDALVTPDPATLSAERDSVRLALVAALQYLPARQRAVLLLREVLGFSAAEVAAMLEISTAAVKSTLQRARARLDEVAPSPDDVVEPAEPHARDLLRQYIAGFENADLAVLEQALRADAAIELVGTRTWFSGKATCLRYLAQVLGAPGDWRMTPTRANGQPAAATSYHGQALGIAVLTVTATGIARITVFPGGPELVARFGLPTESSVPADEEFRTYNEGVISEFRAQRGVVSQPPFPILLLTTTGARTGRRTTVPLGYAVDDEGRVFVVGSKAGAPRHPAWFHNLRANPSVTVELGDGSYEARAIVTTGEERDRLYGRVSDGTSAYERNTDRVFPVIILDGVPAPG from the coding sequence ATGACGGAGTGGTCAGAGGAGTTCGCGCGGCAGGCGGAGCCGTTCCGGCCGGAGCTGCTGGCGCACTGCTACCGCATGGTCGGTTCGGCGGACGACGCCGCGGACCTGGTGCAGGAGACGTACCTGCGGGCGTGGCGGTCGTACGGCACGTTCGAAGGCCGTTCTTCGCTGCGCACCTGGCTCCACCGCATCGCGACCAACGCCTGCCTGTCCGCGCTGGAGCAGCGCGGCAGGCGGGTGCTGCCCGCCGGCCTGGGGGGCCCGGCCGTCGACCCCGGCGCGCCGCCGGTGCCGGCGGGGCCCGAGGTGGCCTGGCTGGGGCCGGTCCCGGACGCGCTGGTGACCCCCGACCCGGCCACGCTCTCGGCGGAGCGGGACAGCGTGCGGCTGGCGCTCGTCGCCGCGCTGCAGTACCTGCCGGCCCGGCAACGCGCGGTGCTCCTGCTCCGGGAGGTGCTGGGGTTCAGCGCCGCCGAGGTCGCGGCCATGCTGGAGATCTCCACGGCCGCGGTCAAGAGCACGCTGCAACGGGCCCGCGCCCGGCTCGACGAGGTCGCGCCGTCGCCCGACGACGTCGTCGAGCCGGCCGAACCGCACGCCCGGGACCTGCTGCGCCAGTACATCGCCGGTTTCGAGAACGCCGACCTGGCGGTTCTGGAGCAGGCGTTGCGCGCCGACGCCGCCATCGAGCTGGTGGGCACGCGGACCTGGTTCTCCGGCAAGGCGACGTGCCTGCGCTACCTGGCACAGGTGCTCGGCGCTCCCGGCGACTGGCGGATGACCCCGACGCGCGCGAACGGCCAACCCGCCGCGGCGACGTCTTACCACGGCCAGGCCCTCGGGATCGCGGTGCTCACGGTCACGGCCACCGGAATAGCCCGCATCACGGTGTTCCCGGGCGGCCCCGAACTGGTGGCGCGGTTCGGCCTTCCCACGGAGTCGAGCGTGCCGGCCGACGAGGAGTTCCGGACCTACAACGAAGGCGTCATCAGCGAATTCCGCGCCCAGCGGGGTGTGGTCAGCCAGCCACCGTTCCCGATCCTGCTGCTGACGACAACGGGCGCCCGCACCGGCCGGCGGACAACGGTCCCGCTCGGTTATGCGGTCGACGACGAGGGCCGCGTGTTCGTGGTCGGCTCGAAGGCGGGGGCGCCCCGGCATCCGGCGTGGTTCCACAACTTGCGCGCGAACCCATCGGTGACGGTCGAACTCGGCGACGGGTCCTACGAGGCCCGGGCGATCGTGACGACGGGTGAGGAACGCGACCGGCTGTACGGCAGGGTGTCCGATGGGACGTCGGCCTACGAGCGGAACACGGACCGGGTGTTCCCGGTGATCATCCTCGACGGCGTTCCCGCACCGGGCTGA